The Halogranum gelatinilyticum genome contains a region encoding:
- a CDS encoding DUF7472 family protein produces the protein MAIEGETLKEIVVSVVAVGFFIALIIGIGTVYGTELAGMGGLALVGAIVLFVIAMAVVGLVLSR, from the coding sequence ATGGCTATCGAAGGGGAGACGCTCAAGGAAATTGTCGTCTCTGTCGTCGCAGTCGGCTTCTTTATCGCACTCATCATCGGAATCGGCACCGTCTACGGGACGGAACTCGCCGGGATGGGTGGGCTCGCACTCGTGGGGGCTATCGTCCTGTTCGTCATCGCGATGGCCGTCGTCGGTCTCGTCCTCTCGCGGTAA